In Cystobacter fuscus DSM 2262, the following are encoded in one genomic region:
- a CDS encoding endonuclease/exonuclease/phosphatase family protein, giving the protein MKYILAVGISMMVFGAVQVSTLPQTADPREQSASAVLFVPGALTVMTRSLGTELSGERVLQAPHAAYVPTRAAELFGRQPDASSRARTLADEVQYARPHLIGLQQVTELRLQSPGDALFGGREPARTPYLDPLPLLLGELEARGLHYREVARVRNTDVEVPLRRGQEPTFDDLRLTDFDIILARSDVTVSQVRTGNYLARREVKLPRMAPVELTRGWVSVAAEVEGQRYRFVSTHLEPAPGEEGLRVQLAQAEELIGSLRGETLPVVLVGDFNSPANLGLVGAPTYRELLLAGYVDVWTRRLGGALASGGGLTLGMTAMEERLNLVLVRTPVSPAPRQLGPVLAYGVGALHERRRFGPWRTDLSGVVARLRMPVSARN; this is encoded by the coding sequence ATGAAGTACATCCTCGCGGTGGGGATCTCGATGATGGTGTTCGGCGCCGTCCAGGTGTCGACGCTGCCCCAGACGGCGGACCCGCGCGAGCAGAGCGCGTCCGCCGTCCTCTTCGTCCCGGGTGCCCTGACGGTCATGACACGCAGCCTCGGCACGGAGCTGAGCGGGGAGCGGGTTCTGCAAGCCCCTCACGCGGCGTACGTGCCCACACGTGCGGCGGAGCTGTTTGGCCGCCAACCGGATGCCTCCTCGCGCGCCCGGACCCTCGCCGATGAGGTCCAATACGCTCGGCCCCACCTCATTGGTCTGCAGCAGGTGACCGAGTTGAGGCTCCAATCCCCCGGGGACGCACTCTTCGGGGGCCGCGAGCCGGCGCGGACGCCCTACCTGGATCCGCTCCCCCTGCTGCTGGGCGAACTGGAGGCACGGGGCCTGCACTACCGGGAGGTCGCCCGGGTGCGCAACACGGACGTGGAGGTGCCCCTGCGCCGGGGGCAGGAGCCGACCTTCGACGATTTGCGCCTGACGGACTTCGACATCATCCTCGCGCGCTCGGACGTGACGGTGAGCCAGGTGCGCACGGGCAATTACCTGGCGCGCCGCGAGGTGAAGCTGCCGCGCATGGCGCCGGTGGAGCTGACGCGCGGGTGGGTGTCGGTGGCGGCCGAGGTGGAGGGGCAGCGCTACCGCTTCGTCAGCACGCACCTGGAGCCCGCGCCGGGCGAGGAGGGTCTGCGCGTGCAGCTCGCGCAGGCCGAGGAGCTGATCGGCTCGCTGCGGGGCGAGACGCTGCCGGTGGTGCTGGTGGGGGACTTCAACTCGCCGGCGAACCTGGGGCTGGTGGGCGCGCCCACCTACCGGGAGCTGCTGCTCGCGGGCTACGTGGACGTGTGGACGCGCCGCCTGGGGGGCGCGCTCGCCTCGGGAGGAGGCCTGACGCTGGGGATGACGGCCATGGAGGAGCGGCTCAACCTGGTGCTGGTGCGCACGCCCGTGTCGCCCGCGCCCCGCCAGCTCGGCCCGGTGCTGGCCTATGGAGTGGGGGCGCTGCACGAGCGGCGGCGCTTCGGGCCATGGCGCACGGACCTGTCCGGCGTGGTGGCGCGCCTGCGCATGCCCGTGTCCGCGCGCAACTGA
- a CDS encoding ATP-binding protein, with translation MGHEVVVASGPEVTAATISLVDVLVVGAEQVREKSEWFTRLRAQIRAAEVSMIGMVSSLADEELSPLMEIGVDDYLVAPFQAADIRARITLFERRCYAFMRRQSHEESARGEIERLAAIIQTQNDIALAGLDLEVVMRLISERAMILCGAGGAAVGLIEGDEMYYRVCTGYSKQFEGARLPVGSTMAGSSVLRGQVMRTDDAERDPRANFDVARRLKVRSMLNVPLKRDNQTVGVLSIVSQVPYAFVDSDERTLELMAGLLGAAMGNAAEHAAKQALMTEVASIVTALQESQHLFDSFLNNNPALAYMKDESGRRVFVNEPFRRFFALAPGTDVSTIPDEQLMPPETVSLLSEQDDQAFKSGQPSVSESMIPTPDGEPRQFLTYRFIARDSSGRRFLGGVSFDITERKAAEEALRRSEESFRALIEGSPEAIFVHRGGPLLYVNPSACSFLRLKVSELVGRSLLDFIHPDDRAAAAGTLDGGMLPGRTSLRVREVRFLPPDGGVLTAEISSLRLVFAGQPATIVSARDLTERKQIQARLVVADRLASVGTLAAGVAHEINNPLAFVISNLSFLTEELHAITELLPPGRLSELEEVLEETNEGVNRVRLIVQDLKTFSRGDEELPTAVDLRRVIDSALALARGELRHRATVVKDMSDVPLVEGSEARFGQVVLNLLINAAHAISAGQPDKNEIRVVLRAESDHAILEVRDTGCGMAPEVLSRIFDPFFTTKPVGVGTGLGLSICHGIITGFGGEITASSEVGKGSTFRISLPAIRKSKMKTALGG, from the coding sequence ATGGGGCACGAAGTCGTGGTGGCCTCGGGTCCCGAGGTGACGGCCGCCACCATCTCCCTGGTGGACGTCCTGGTGGTCGGCGCCGAACAGGTCCGCGAGAAATCCGAGTGGTTCACCCGCCTGCGCGCGCAGATCCGCGCCGCCGAGGTGTCCATGATCGGCATGGTCTCGAGCCTCGCCGATGAGGAGTTGTCCCCGCTGATGGAAATCGGCGTGGACGACTACCTGGTGGCGCCCTTCCAGGCGGCGGACATCCGCGCGCGCATCACCCTGTTCGAGCGCCGCTGCTACGCCTTCATGCGCCGGCAATCCCACGAGGAGTCGGCGCGCGGGGAGATCGAGCGGCTGGCGGCCATCATCCAGACCCAGAACGACATCGCGCTGGCGGGGTTGGATCTCGAGGTGGTGATGCGGCTCATCTCCGAGCGCGCGATGATCCTCTGCGGCGCGGGTGGCGCGGCGGTGGGCCTCATCGAGGGCGATGAGATGTACTACCGCGTCTGCACGGGCTACTCGAAGCAGTTCGAGGGTGCGCGGCTGCCGGTGGGCAGCACCATGGCGGGCTCGAGCGTGCTGCGCGGCCAGGTGATGCGCACGGACGACGCCGAGCGCGACCCGCGGGCGAACTTCGACGTGGCGCGCCGGCTCAAGGTGCGCTCGATGCTCAACGTGCCGCTCAAGCGCGACAACCAGACGGTGGGCGTGCTGAGCATCGTGTCGCAGGTGCCCTATGCCTTCGTGGACTCGGACGAGCGCACGCTGGAGCTGATGGCGGGCCTGCTGGGCGCCGCCATGGGCAACGCCGCCGAACACGCCGCGAAGCAGGCGCTGATGACGGAGGTGGCCTCCATCGTCACCGCGCTCCAGGAGAGCCAGCACCTCTTCGACTCCTTCCTCAACAACAACCCGGCGCTCGCGTACATGAAGGACGAGAGCGGCCGGCGCGTCTTCGTCAACGAGCCCTTCCGGCGCTTCTTCGCGCTGGCGCCCGGCACCGACGTGAGCACCATCCCCGACGAGCAGCTCATGCCGCCGGAGACGGTCTCGCTCTTGAGCGAACAGGACGATCAGGCGTTCAAGTCCGGTCAGCCCTCGGTCTCCGAGAGCATGATCCCCACGCCCGATGGCGAGCCGCGGCAGTTCCTCACCTACCGCTTCATCGCCCGCGACAGCTCGGGCCGGCGCTTCCTCGGGGGCGTGTCCTTCGACATCACCGAGCGCAAGGCCGCGGAGGAGGCGCTGCGCCGCTCCGAGGAGAGCTTCCGCGCCCTCATCGAGGGCTCGCCCGAGGCCATCTTCGTGCACCGCGGCGGGCCGCTCTTGTACGTGAACCCGTCGGCGTGCTCGTTCCTGCGCCTCAAGGTCAGCGAGCTGGTGGGCCGCTCCCTCCTGGACTTCATCCACCCGGATGACCGCGCCGCCGCGGCCGGCACGCTGGATGGAGGCATGCTGCCCGGCCGCACCTCGCTGCGCGTGCGCGAGGTGCGCTTTTTGCCCCCGGACGGTGGCGTGCTCACCGCGGAGATCAGCAGCCTGCGGCTCGTCTTCGCCGGCCAGCCCGCGACGATCGTCAGCGCGCGCGATCTCACCGAGCGCAAGCAGATCCAAGCGCGGCTCGTCGTCGCCGACAGGCTCGCGTCGGTGGGCACGCTCGCGGCGGGCGTGGCGCACGAAATCAACAACCCGCTCGCCTTCGTCATCTCCAACCTGTCCTTCCTCACCGAGGAGCTGCACGCCATCACCGAGCTGCTGCCCCCGGGCCGCCTGAGCGAGCTGGAGGAGGTGCTGGAGGAGACGAACGAGGGCGTCAACCGGGTGCGGCTCATCGTGCAGGACCTGAAGACGTTCTCGCGCGGAGACGAGGAGCTGCCCACGGCGGTGGACCTGCGGCGCGTCATCGACTCGGCGTTGGCGCTGGCGCGCGGCGAGCTGCGCCACCGCGCCACGGTGGTCAAGGACATGTCCGACGTGCCGCTCGTGGAGGGCAGCGAGGCGCGTTTCGGTCAGGTGGTGCTCAACCTGCTCATCAACGCCGCGCATGCCATCAGCGCGGGCCAGCCGGACAAGAACGAGATCCGCGTGGTGCTGCGCGCGGAGAGCGACCACGCCATCCTCGAGGTGCGCGACACCGGGTGCGGCATGGCGCCCGAGGTGCTCAGCCGCATCTTCGATCCGTTCTTCACCACCAAGCCGGTGGGCGTGGGCACGGGCCTCGGGCTGTCCATCTGCCACGGCATCATCACCGGCTTTGGCGGGGAGATCACCGCGAGCAGCGAGGTGGGCAAGGGCAGCACCTTCCGCATCAGCCTGCCGGCCATCCGCAAGAGCAAGATGAAGACGGCGTTGGGCGGGTAG
- a CDS encoding WbqC family protein: protein MAAVSAPSRVLVAEQPHYLPWLDFHEQLARADTLVVLDNVQWLRRGWQRRARVALPSGTPLPPPTEPAYQWLTIPLEGAHRDTRIGDLVVDTSQPWTRKHLATLTMLYGRRPYFRSQVLPRLERFYAAAAEERGPGSLLRTLLSSMTLFAEPLGLAPRVVLASNLARSLPEKTERLADYCVQLGQDTYYSAVGSLYLRPGPFRERDVRLLWQKFRYPAYDQGRPGERFVVGLSIVDVLSNVPVDMVREWLAPSPWGPFARPDPEPER, encoded by the coding sequence GTGGCGGCCGTGAGCGCGCCGTCCCGAGTCCTCGTCGCCGAGCAACCCCACTACCTGCCGTGGCTGGACTTCCACGAGCAGCTGGCGCGCGCGGACACGCTGGTGGTGCTGGACAACGTGCAATGGCTGCGGCGGGGCTGGCAACGCCGCGCGCGGGTGGCCCTGCCCTCCGGCACTCCCCTGCCCCCGCCCACCGAGCCTGCCTACCAGTGGCTGACGATTCCCCTCGAGGGCGCCCATCGCGACACGCGCATTGGCGACCTGGTGGTGGACACGAGCCAGCCCTGGACGCGCAAGCACCTGGCCACGCTGACGATGCTCTACGGCCGCAGGCCCTACTTCCGCTCCCAGGTGCTACCCCGGCTGGAGCGCTTCTACGCCGCGGCGGCCGAGGAGCGCGGCCCCGGCTCGCTCCTGCGCACGCTGCTCTCGAGCATGACGCTCTTCGCCGAGCCCCTGGGACTCGCGCCGCGCGTGGTGCTCGCCTCGAACCTCGCGCGCTCGCTGCCGGAGAAGACGGAGCGCCTGGCGGACTACTGCGTCCAGCTCGGCCAGGACACGTACTACTCGGCGGTGGGCTCGCTCTACCTGCGGCCAGGCCCCTTCCGGGAGCGCGACGTGCGCCTGCTGTGGCAGAAGTTCCGCTATCCCGCGTACGACCAGGGCCGCCCCGGCGAGCGCTTCGTGGTGGGCCTGTCCATCGTGGACGTGCTGTCCAACGTCCCCGTGGACATGGTGCGCGAGTGGCTCGCGCCCAGTCCCTGGGGGCCCTTCGCCCGGCCCGATCCGGAGCCGGAGCGCTGA
- a CDS encoding cupin domain-containing protein codes for MHRHVGGLLSTLALVSAEPVSGAPSPAPPAPETLRFTDDGRIPNSRFPVLIYRAVLPPETEDLAGAFETLFRRHGWPAQWRAGVYAIHHYHSTAHETLGVAAGHARLMLGGEHGQEVDVGPGDVVVLPAGTGHRRLRADSEFLVVGAYPEGQQWDMMRGEPSERPAALERIAAVPLPKGDPVSGAKGALVTLWK; via the coding sequence ATGCATCGACACGTTGGCGGCCTGTTGAGCACGCTGGCGCTGGTATCCGCCGAGCCCGTTTCAGGTGCCCCGTCCCCCGCGCCTCCCGCTCCGGAGACGCTGCGCTTCACCGATGATGGGCGCATTCCCAACTCGCGCTTCCCGGTGTTGATCTACCGCGCCGTGCTGCCCCCGGAGACGGAGGATCTGGCCGGGGCCTTCGAGACGCTGTTCCGGCGGCACGGCTGGCCCGCCCAGTGGCGCGCGGGCGTCTACGCCATCCACCACTACCATTCGACGGCGCACGAGACCCTCGGTGTCGCCGCGGGCCACGCGCGGTTGATGCTGGGCGGCGAGCACGGCCAGGAGGTGGACGTGGGACCCGGAGACGTGGTGGTCCTCCCCGCGGGCACGGGACATCGCCGCCTCCGGGCCGACTCGGAGTTCCTCGTGGTGGGCGCCTACCCCGAGGGCCAGCAGTGGGACATGATGCGAGGCGAGCCCTCCGAACGGCCCGCGGCGCTCGAGCGCATCGCCGCCGTCCCCCTGCCCAAGGGAGATCCCGTGAGCGGAGCGAAGGGCGCCCTGGTGACCCTCTGGAAGTAG